The Saccharomyces paradoxus chromosome VIII, complete sequence genome has a window encoding:
- the COX6 gene encoding cytochrome c oxidase subunit VI (Subunit VI of cytochrome c oxidase (Complex IV)~similar to YHR051W) — protein MLSRAIFRNPVINRTLLRARPGAYSAIRLTRNSLIQSRKYSDAHDEETFEEFTARYEKEFDEAYDLFEVQRVLNNCFSYDLVPAPAVIEKALRAARRVNDLPTAIRVFEALKYKVENEDQYKAYLDELKDVRQELGVPLKEELFTSSS, from the coding sequence ATGTTATCAAGGGCCATATTCAGAAATCCAGTCATAAATAGGACTTTATTGAGAGCCAGACCTGGCGCTTACTCCGCAATTAGATTGACTAGAAACTCATTGATTCAAAGCAGGAAGTATTCTGATGCACATGACGAAGAGACCTTTGAGGAATTTACCGCAAGATACGAAAAGGAGTTCGATGAAGCCTATGATTTGTTCGAAGTGCAAAGAGTGCTAAACAACTGTTTTTCTTATGATTTAGTTCCTGCTCCCGCAGTTATTGAAAAGGCTTTGAGGGCCGCCAGAAGAGTCAATGACTTGCCTACCGCAATTAGAGTATTTGAGGCTTTGAAATACAAGGTGGAAAACGAAGACCAATACAAGGCCTATTTGGATGAATTGAAGGATGTCAGACAAGAATTGGGCGTTCCCTTAAAGGAAGAACTATTTACAAGCTCTTCTTAA
- the YHK8 gene encoding Yhk8p (Presumed antiporter of the major facilitator superfamily~similar to YHR048W) — MVAELQVASTQSSALEFTEDEHCSIHSDKAAKLVLELTSERKYEGGQSHEVKFNEDIADPEDIARHMSTARRYYISSLITFTSMVITMISSSWTLPSAHIIEHFHISHEVSTLGITLYVFGLGIGPLFLSPLSELYGRRITFLYALALSIIWQCLTIWSKTVTGVMFGRFLSGFFGSAFLSVAGGAIADIFDKDQIGIPMAIYTTSAFLGPSLGPIIGGALYHECYKWTFITLLITSGCCLVMIIFTIPETYKPMLLIRKAKRLRKEGNDERYYAALEITREQTSLLSAVFLSTRRPFGLLLRDRMMGVLCFYTGLELAIIYLYFVAFPYVFKKLYNFGPMEIACSYIGIMVGMIISAPTCLLFQKTFEWRVKRNNGVKTPEMRFEPLFYGAFLTPIGLFIFAFTCFKHVHWIAPIIGSAVFGSGVYFVFTGVFAYTVDAYRRYAASGMACNTFVRCIMAGVFPLFGLQMYEAMGVNWAGFLLAMVTVAMIPVPFLFTKYGARLRAKSPYAWDD, encoded by the coding sequence ATGGTTGCAGAACTTCAAGTAGCGAGTACACAGTCATCGGCATTGGAATTTACTGAAGATGAACATTGTTCAATACACTCAGATAAAGCCGCAAAACTAGTCCTGGAATTGACTAGTGAACGAAAATATGAAGGCGGACAATCGCATGAAGTGAAATTCAATGAGGACATCGCGGACCCAGAAGATATAGCACGGCATATGAGCACGGCCCGCCGATACTACATTTCTTCGTTAATTACATTCACATCGATGGTAATTACGATGATCTCATCCAGTTGGACGCTTCCCTCAGCGCATATCATCGAACACTTCCATATCTCGCACGAGGTCAGCACTCTGGGGATTACGCTTTATGTGTTTGGGCTTGGTATAGGACCTTTGTTTCTGTCTCCGCTAAGTGAACTATATGGACGAAGGATCACATTTTTATACGCACTTGCCCTCAGTATCATATGGCAGTGTCTGACCATTTGGTCCAAGACCGTTACAGGCGTCATGTTTGGTAGGTTTCTATCCGGATTTTTTGGTTCAGCCTTTCTAAGTGTGGCTGGCGGCGCCATTGCCGATATATTCGATAAAGACCAGATTGGCATTCCCATGGCAATATACACTACATCTGCCTTTTTGGGGCCCTCTTTAGGACCAATCATTGGCGGAGCTTTGTACCATGAATGTTATAAATGGACTTTTATCACACTTCTTATCACTTCGGGGTGCTGTCTCGTTATGATCATCTTCACCATTCCTGAAACCTATAAACCAATGCTGTTAATACGCAAAGCCAAGAGATTAAGGAAGGAGGGAAATGACGAGCGTTATTATGCCGCCCTGGAAATCACCCGCGAACAGACTTCCTTACTTTCCGCAGTCTTCCTCTCAACCAGAAGACCCTTTGGGCTATTACTTCGAGACCGAATGATGGGTGTGCTTTGTTTCTATACTGGACTGGAACTTGCCATCatatatctatattttGTAGCATTCCCTTACGTGTTCAAGAAACTTTACAACTTTGGGCCCATGGAGATAGCATGCTCCTATATCGGTATCATGGTGGGCATGATCATTTCGGCACCTACTTGCTTGCTATTCCAAAAAACGTTTGAGTGGAGggtcaaaagaaataacGGCGTCAAGACGCCCGAAATGAGGTTCGAGCCTTTGTTCTACGGCGCCTTTTTGACCCCGATCGGGCTGTTCATCTTTGCATTCACTTGTTTCAAGCATGTTCACTGGATCGCCCCTATTATAGGCAGTGCAGTTTTCGGTTCAGGCGTCTATTTCGTCTTTACCGGTGTTTTTGCATATACGGTGGATGCCTATAGAAGATATGCGGCCTCTGGCATGGCTTGTAACACCTTCGTGAGATGTATAATGGCCGGTGTCTTCCCTCTCTTTGGATTACAAATGTACGAGGCAATGGGTGTGAACTGGGCCGGTTTTCTCTTGGCAATGGTGACGGTAGCCATGATCCCGGTCCCGTTCCTGTTTACCAAATACGGCGCCCGACTGAGAGCTAAGTCGCCGTATGCATGGGatgattga
- the INM1 gene encoding inositol monophosphate 1-phosphatase INM1 (Inositol monophosphatase~similar to YHR046C) has protein sequence MTIDLASIEKFLCDLATEKVGPIIKSKSGTQKDYDLKTGSRRVDIVTAIDKQVEKLIWESVRAQYPNFKFVGEESYVKGETVITDDPTFIIDPIDGTTNFVHDFPFSCTSLGLTVNKEPVVGVIYNPHINLLVSASKGNGMRVNNKDYDYKSKLESMGSLILNKSVVALQPGSAREGKNFKTKMATYEKLLSCDYGFVHGFRNLGSSAMTMAYIAMGYLDSYWDGGCYSWDVCAGWCILKEVGGRVVGANSGEWNIGVDNRTYLAVRGTINNENDEQTKYITDFWNCVDGQLKYD, from the coding sequence ATGACTATTGACCTAGCTTCTATTGAGAAATTTCTTTGTGATCTAGCTACTGAAAAAGTAGGTCCAATCATCAAATCCAAGTCAGGAACTCAAAAAGATTATGATTTGAAGACTGGCTCCAGGAGGGTCGATATTGTAACTGCTATCGACAAACAAGTCGAAAAGTTGATTTGGGAATCGGTTAGAGCCCAATATCCAAATTTCAAGTTCGTTGGAGAAGAAAGTTATGTGAAAGGGGAGACCGTGATTACCGATGACCCCACTTTTATCATTGATCCAATCGATGGGACCACAAACTTTGTTCATGACTTCCCATTTAGTTGCACTTCTCTAGGGCTCACGGTGAACAAAGAGCCCGTAGTAGGCGTTATTTACAATCCACACATTAACCTTTTGGTATCCGCTTCTAAAGGAAATGGCATGAGAGTTAACAACAAGGACTACGACTATAAATCAAAATTAGAATCTATGGGTTCTTTAATACTAAATAAATCAGTAGTGGCATTACAGCCAGGTTCTGCaagagaaggaaagaatttCAAGACGAAAATGGCCACttatgaaaaattgctATCTTGTGATTACGGCTTTGTTCATGGATTCAGAAATTTAGGATCCTCTGCAATGACTATGGCATATATTGCTATGGGTTACCTTGATAGTTATTGGGATGGCGGTTGCTATTCATGGGACGTGTGTGCTGGATGGTGTATTTTAAAAGAAGTGGGTGGTCGTGTAGTAGGTGCCAATTCGGGTGAATGGAATATTGGAGTCGATAATAGGACATATTTGGCTGTGAGGGGGACAATCAATAACGAAAATGACGAACAGACAAAATATATCACAGACTTTTGGAACTGTGTTGATGGTCAATTGAAATATGACTGA
- the FSH1 gene encoding putative serine hydrolase (serine hydrolase~similar to YHR049W): protein MTVQIPKLLFLQGFLQNGKVFSEKSSGIRKLLKKANVQCDYIDAPVLLEKKDLPFEMDDDKWQATLDADVNRAWFYHSDISHELDISEGLKSVVDHIKANGPYDGIVGFSQGAALSSIITNKITELVPDHPQFKVSVVISGYSFTEPDPAHPGELRITEKFRDSFAVKPDMKTKMIFIYGASDQTVPSVRSKYLYDIYLKAQDGNKEKVLAYEHPGGHMVPNKKDIIRPIVEQITSSLQEASE from the coding sequence ATGACTGTacaaattccaaaattaTTGTTCTTACAGGGCTTCTTGCAAAACGGTAAAGTTTTCTCGGAAAAATCATCTGGTATCAGAAAATTACTGAAGAAAGCTAATGTCCAATGTGACTATATTGATGCACCAGTtcttttagaaaagaaggatttGCCGTTTGAAATGGATGATGACAAATGGCAAGCCACCCTGGATGCAGATGTCAACAGAGCCTGGTTCTATCACAGCGATATCTCTCATGAATTGGACATCTCCGAAGGTTTGAAGTCGGTTGTCGATCACATCAAGGCCAACGGCCCATACGACGGTATTGTCGGCTTCTCTCAGGGTGCCGCATTGTCCTCCATCATCACCAACAAGATCACAGAGCTAGTTCCTGACCATCCGCAATTCAAAGTCAGTGTGGTAATTTCCGGCTATTCCTTCACCGAACCAGACCCAGCACATCCTGGCGAACTGAGAATAACCGAAAAGTTCAGAGACTCATTCGCGGTAAAGCCAGACATGAAGACAAAGATGATCTTCATCTATGGTGCTTCTGACCAAACCGTTCCATCCGTCAGATCCAAGTACCTTTACgatatttatttgaagGCGCAAGATGGTAACAAGGAAAAGGTGTTAGCTTACGAGCACCCTGGTGGTCATATGGTTCCAAACAAGAAGGACATTATCAGACCAATTGTTGAACAAATAACCTCTTCCTTGCAAGAAGCTTCTGAATAA
- the CIC1 gene encoding Cic1p (Essential protein that interacts with proteasome components~similar to YHR052W) → MAKKSNSKKSTPVSTPNKEKKKVAEKKSSTAIPRERVTKAISELIKFISKPQDEDNEEESNGKKNLLEDDEEELKKDLQLIVVNNKSFTGTSKSFKLKLLNVKHSFYKPWKQASVTAVKDFKVLLVLKDSDIKKVSEDDLFDKLDSEGIKIDEIICGKDLKTVYKAYEARNAFISQFSLILADDSIITSLPKLMGGKAYNKVETTPISIRTHANKEFSLTTLTNNIKKVYLNQLPVKLPRGTTLNVHLGNLEWLKPEEFVDNVELISEQLVKAFPIRSIFIKTNKSPVLPLYYNQDVLDELVAKKEKTEETQEDDMVTIDGVQVHLSTFNKGLMEIANPSELGSIFSKQVNNAKKRSSSELEKESSESEAVKKAKS, encoded by the coding sequence ATGGCTAAGAAGAGTAACTCAAAGAAGTCCACGCCTGTGAGTACAccaaacaaagaaaagaagaaggttgctgaaaaaaaatcttctacAGCCATTCCTAGGGAAAGAGTTACTAAAGCTATTAGCGAGCTTATAAAATTCATTTCTAAACCacaagatgaagataacgaagaagaaagtaaCGGTAAGAAGAATTTATTggaagatgacgaagaagaattgaagaaagatttGCAATTAATCGTagtaaataataaatcattCACTGGTACttccaaatcattcaaGTTGAAATTACTGAATGTCAAACATTCGTTTTATAAGCCTTGGAAGCAAGCCAGTGTAACAGCAGTTAAGGATTTCAAAGTTTTATTGGTTTTGAAAGATTCTGATATTAAAAAAGTTTCAGAAGATGATTTATTCGACAAACTAGATTCGGAAGGAATCAAgattgatgaaattatttGCGGTAAAGACTTAAAGACTGTTTACAAAGCATATGAAGCTAGAAATGCTTTTATATCtcagttttctttgattttggcTGACGACAGTATAATTACATCTTTGCCAAAACTTATGGGAGGCAAGGCCTACAACAAAGTAGAAACTACTCCTATATCAATTAGAACACATGCAAATAAGGAGTTTTCTTTGACCACTTTGACAAACAATATTAAAAAGGTGTACCTGAATCAATTGCCTGTCAAACTTCCAAGAGGTACCACTTTGAACGTTCATTTGGGTAATTTAGAGTGGCTAAAGCCAGAAGAGTTTGTAGATAACGTTGAATTAATCTCTGAACAGTTAGTCAAGGCATTCCCAATCAGATCTATTTTCATCAAGACCAATAAATCGCCTGTATTGCCATTATACTATAACCAAGACGTTCTTGATGAACTTGTCGctaaaaaggagaaaactgaagaaacacaagaagatgacatggTCACCATTGATGGTGTACAAGTTCACTTATCTACCTTCAACAAGGGTTTGATGGAAATTGCTAACCCCTCCGAATTGGGTTCAATTTTCTCCAAGCAAGTCAACAATGCTAAAAAGAGATCCTCTAGCgaacttgaaaaagaatcTAGCGAGTCTGAAGCTGTTAAGAAGGCTAAaagttaa
- the CUP1-1 gene encoding metallothionein CUP1 (Metallothionein~similar to YHR055C): MFSELINFQNEGHECQCKCGSCKNNEQCQKSCSCPTGCDSDDKCPCGNKSEKTKKPCCSE, translated from the coding sequence ATGTTCAGCGAATTAATTAACTTCCAAAATGAAGGTCATGAATGCCAATGCAAATGTGGCAGCtgcaaaaataatgaacaaTGCCAAAAATCGTGCAGCTGCCCAACGGGCTGCGACAGCGACGACAAGTGCCCTTGCGGCAACAAGTCTGAAAAAACTAAGAAGCCATGCTGCTCTGAATAA
- the SMF2 gene encoding divalent metal ion transporter SMF2 (Divalent metal ion transporter involved in manganese homeostasis~similar to YHR050W), producing MTSQEYEPIQWSEEFQTDDNTSNHEYGDVNTTTPEPFHRTAMQQDSTSWSLIRTLRKYAKFIGPGLMVSVSYMDPGNYSTAVAAGSAHRYKLLFSVLVSNFMAAFWQYLCARLGAVTGLDLAQNCKKHLPFGLNITLYILAEMAIIATDLAEVVGTAISLNILFHIPLALGVILTVVDVLIVLLAYKPNGSMKGIRIFEAFVSLLVVLTVVCFTVELFYAKLGPAKEIFSGFLPSKAVFEGDGLYLSLAILGATVMPHSLYLGSGVVQPRLREYDIKNGHYLPDANDMDNNHGNYRPSYEAISETLHFTITELLISLFTVALFVNCAILIVSGATLYGSTQNSEEADLFSIYNLLCSTLSKGAGTVFVLALLFSGQSAGIVCTLSGQMVSEGFLNWTVSPALRRSATRAVAITPCLILVLVAGRSGLSGALNASQVVLSLLLPFVSAPLLYFTSSKKIMRVQLNRSKELSRTTDKKYVGDRNEDDETIELEEMGIGSSSQERGLVSPAPEYKDMSNGIIVTVLAVIVWLIISGLNFYMLLGFTTGKEVHL from the coding sequence ATGACGTCCCAAGAATATGAACCTATTCAATGGAGCGAGGAATTCCAAACAGACGATAATACCTCCAACCATGAATATGGAGACGTCAATACTACTACCCCTGAGCCGTTTCATAGAACAGCTATGCAGCAAGACTCAACATCCTGGAGCCTAATCAGAACATTGAGGAAATATGCGAAGTTTATCGGTCCTGGTTTGATGGTGTCTGTATCGTACATGGATCCTGGTAACTATAGTACGGCTGTGGCAGCAGGTTCTGCTCATCGGTACaagcttttattttccgtCTTAGTTTCTAATTTCATGGCTGCATTTTGGCAATACCTTTGTGCCAGATTGGGTGCTGTCACGGGCCTGGATCTAGCAcaaaattgtaaaaaacATTTGCCCTTTGGGCTTAATATTACTCTTTACATCCTGGCAGAGATGGCTATCATTGCCACAGACCTCGCAGAAGTAGTAGGAACCGCTATTTCGTTGAATATCCTCTTCCATATACCACTCGCCTTAGGCGTAATTCTTACCGTGGTAGACGTTTTGATTGTGCTGCTTGCTTACAAACCTAACGGATCCATGAAAGGTATCAGAATATTTGAagcttttgtttctttgttgGTGGTTCTTACCGTAGTTTGCTTTACTGTGGAATTGTTTTACGCCAAATTAGGGCCTGccaaagaaattttctCTGGGTTTCTACCCAGTAAAGCTGTTTTTGAAGGTGACGGTCTATATTTGAGCCTGGCAATTCTAGGTGCCACGGTGATGCCTCATTCATTATATTTGGGGTCAGGTGTGGTTCAACCAAGATTAAGAGAGTATGATATCAAAAACGGACACTACCTACCAGACGCGAACGATATGGATAACAATCACGGTAATTACAGGCCATCTTATGAGGCTATCAGCGAAACTTTGCATTTTACTATAACAGAATTGCTGATCTCACTGTTCACAGTGGCATTATTTGTCAACTGTGCTATCCTTATCGTATCTGGTGCTACACTATACGGTTCTACTCAAAATTCTGAGGAAGCTGActtattttctatttacAACCTACTCTGTAGCACTCTTTCCAAGGGGGCGGGAACGGTATTCGTGCTGGCATTGTTGTTTTCAGGACAAAGTGCAGGTATTGTATGTACGTTGAGTGGACAGATGGTTAGTGAAGGGTTTTTAAATTGGACTGTTTCTCCGGCATTGAGAAGGTCCGCCACAAGGGCGGTAGCTATCACGCCTTGTTTGATTTTAGTGCTTGTAGCTGGACGTAGTGGGCTCTCCGGTGCCCTAAATGCCTCTCAAGTGGTGCTTTCTCTCTTGCTGCCCTTTGTTTCTGCACCTTTACTTTACTTCACATCaagcaagaaaatcatGCGTGTACAACTCAACCGCAGCAAAGAACTTTCAAGAACTACGGACAAAAAATACGTGGGCGATCGAAACGAAGACGATGAAACCATTGAGCTGGAAGAAATGGGCATTGGCAGCAGCTCACAGGAGCGCGGCCTAGTTTCTCCTGCTCCAGAATACAAAGACATGAGCAATGGCATAATCGTCACCGTACTCGCGGTCATAGTGTGGCTGATAATTTCGGGACTGAACTTCTACATGTTACTGGGCTTTACCACGGGCAAAGAAGTACATCTCTAG
- the AAP1 gene encoding arginine/alanine aminopeptidase (Arginine/alanine amino peptidase~similar to YHR047C), producing the protein MSREVLPKNVTPLHYDITLEPDFQAFTFEGSLRIDLQINDHSINYVQVNCLEIDFNTARIEGVSAIEVDKSENQQTATFVFPDGTFENLGPSAELKISFTGILNDQMAGFYRAKYTDKATGEMKYMATTQMEATDARRAFPCFDEPNLKATFAVTLISEPFLTHLSNMDVKAETVKEGKKYTTFNTTPKMSTYLVAFIVADLRYVESNNFRVPVRVYSTPGDEKFGQFAADLAARTLKFFEDTFSIEYPLPKMDMVAVHEFSAGAMENWGLVTYRVIDLLLDMKNSSLDRIQRVAEVIQHELAHQWFGNLVTMDWWEGLWLNEGFATWMSWYSCNEFQPEWKVWEQYVTDNLQRALNLDSLRSSHPIEVPVKNADEINQIFDAISYSKGSSLLRMISKWLGEETFIKGVSQYLSKFKYGNAKTGDLWDALADASGKDVRSVMNIWTKRVGFPVLSVKEQKNKITLTQHRYLSTGDVKEEEDTTIYPILLGLKDSTGIDNSLVLNKRSATFELKNGDFFKINGDQSGIFITSYSDERWAKLSTQAHLLSVEDRVGLVADAKALSASGYTSTTNFLNLISNWKDEDSFVVWEQIINSLSALKSTWLFEPEDILNALDKFTLNLVLNKLSELGWNISEDDSFAIQRLKVNLFGAACSSGNKEMQSIAVKMFEEYTDGNRKAIPALFKAIVFNTVARLGGENSYEKIFRIYQNPVSSEEKIVALRALGRFEDSRLLERTLSYLLDGTVLNQDFYIPMQGIRAHKEGIERLWAWMQEHWDEIAKRLQPGSPVLGGVLTLGLANFTSFEALEKISTFYARKVTKGFDQTLAQALDTIRSKAQWVSRDRDIVAAYLHEQEYGQ; encoded by the coding sequence ATGTCCCGTGAAGTGCTGCCAAAGAATGTTACCCCCTTGCATTATGACATTACATTAGAACCTGACTTTCAGGCTTTTACGTTTGAAGGCTCCCTGAGAATTGATTTGCAAATCAATGATCATTCGATAAACTATGTCCAAGTAAATTGCTTAGAAATAGATTTCAATACCGCACGTATTGAAGGAGTCAGTGCCATTGAAGTTGACAAAAGCGAAAACCAACAAACGGCTACGTTTGTCTTTCCTGATggaacttttgaaaatctaGGACCTTCTGCGGAGTTAAAAATTAGCTTTACAGGTATTCTAAATGACCAGATGGCGGGATTTTACAGGGCCAAATATACGGATAAAGCCACAGGTGAAATGAAGTACATGGCTACTACTCAAATGGAAGCTACCGATGCTAGGAGAGCTTTCCCTTGTTTCGACGAACCAAATTTGAAGGCTACTTTTGCCGTCACTTTGATTTCTGAACCGTTTCTGACTCATTTGTCCAATATGGATGTCAAGGCTGAAACGGTTAAAGAGGGTAAGAAATATACAACTTTCAACACTACTCCAAAGATGTCTACCTACTTGGTAGCGTTTATTGTAGCCGACTTGAGATACGTGGAAAGCAATAATTTTCGTGTTCCAGTAAGGGTTTATTCTACCCCAGGTGACGAAAAGTTTGGTCAATTTGCAGCCGATTTGGCTGCCAGGACCCTAAAATTCTTTGAGGATACCTTTAGCATAGAATATCCATTGCCAAAGATGGATATGGTGGCCGTTCACGAGTTTTCTGCCGGCGCTATGGAGAACTGGGGATTGGTCACTTATAGAGTTATCGACTTGTTATTGGacatgaaaaattcaagttTGGATCGTATTCAAAGGGTTGCTGAGGTTATTCAGCATGAACTAGCCCATCAATGGTTCGGCAACTTGGTCACCATGGACTGGTGGGAAGGCTTATGGTTGAACGAAGGTTTTGCCACTTGGATGTCGTGGTACTCTTGCAACGAGTTTCAGCCGGAGTGGAAAGTATGGGAGCAATATGTTACTGACAACCTACAACGCGCCTTAAATTTAGATTCATTAAGATCTTCCCATCCAATCGAAGTTCCCGTTAAAAATGCGGACGAAATTAACCAGATTTTCGATGCAATTTCTTATTCTAAAGgatcttctttattgagGATGATTTCCAAATGGTTGGGTGAAGAGACTTTCATTAAAGGTGTGTCCCAATATTTGAGTAAGTTTAAATACGGTAATGCAAAGACTGGAGATTTATGGGATGCCTTAGCGGACGCTTCTGGTAAGGACGTTCGTTCAGTGATGAACATTTGGACTAAGCGTGTTGGTTTTCCAGTATTATCCGTcaaggaacaaaaaaataaaatcacACTAACTCAACATCGTTATTTAAGTACCGGTGAtgttaaagaagaagaggacACCACAATATACCCCATTTTGTTAGGTTTGAAAGATAGTACAGGCATTGATAACTCTTTGGTACTAAACAAAAGATCAGCTACTTTCGAATTAAAGAATGGAGACTTCTTCAAGATTAATGGTGATCAATCTGGTATTTTCATTACTTCTTACTCGGACGAAAGATGGGCCAAGCTATCTACGCAAGCGCATTTGTTATCCGTCGAAGATCGTGTTGGCTTAGTCGCCGATGCAAAAGCCCTCTCCGCGTCTGGTTATACATCCACCACAAACTTCTTGAACTTGATTTCCAATTGGAAAGACGAGGACTCTTTTGTTGTTTGGGAACAAATCATTAACAGTTTATCCGCTTTGAAATCTACTTGGCTCTTCGAACCGGAAGATATCTTGAATGCTCTTGATAAGTTTACGTTGAATCTAGTGCTCAACAAACTTTCTGAATTGGGATGGAACATCAGCGAAGATGACTCCTTTGCCATTCAACGTTTAAAGGTCAACCTTTTCGGTGCTGCATGCAGTTCTGGTAACAAAGAAATGCAATCTATCGCTGTGAAAATGTTTGAAGAATACACTGATGGGAACAGAAAGGCCATCCCTGCGCTGTTCAAAGCAATTGTTTTTAACACCGTTGCCAGACTTGGTGGAGAAAACAGCTACGAAAAGATTTTCCGCATCTACCAAAATCCTGTTTCGTCAGAAGAGAAAATCGTTGCTTTGAGAGCTTTGGGCAGGTTTGAAGACAGTAGGCTATTAGAAAGAACTTTATCTTATTTGTTGGATGGTACAGTTTTAAATCAAGATTTTTACATCCCAATGCAAGGTATTAGAGCTCACAAGGAGGGTATCGAAAGATTGTGGGCATGGATGCAAGAACATTGGGATGAAATTGCCAAGAGGTTACAGCCAGGTTCGCCTGTGTTAGGGGGTGTATTGACATTGGGTTTAGCTAACTTCACCTCCTTCGAAGcccttgaaaaaattagtaCATTCTATGCTAGAAAGGTCACTAAGGGCTTTGATCAAACTTTGGCTCAAGCCCTAGATACCATCAGATCCAAGGCGCAATGGGTGAGCAGAGATCGTGACATTGTTGCTGCATACTTGCATGAGCAAGAGTATGGTCAATAG